In a single window of the Larimichthys crocea isolate SSNF chromosome XVII, L_crocea_2.0, whole genome shotgun sequence genome:
- the strn3 gene encoding striatin-3 isoform X2 — translation MDEHPGGGGGVGAGAPRQPPPPQQQQQQQGSNSSANPSLGGGGGGVMVPHQPDELPRPQQQYTIPGILHYIQHEWARFEMERAHWEVERAELQARIAFLQGERKGQENLKNDLVRRIKMLEYALKQERAKYHKLKYGTELNQGEMKMPSFESDTKDSEVSAVPANSQLTWKQGRQLLRQYLQEVGYTDTILDVRTQRVRSLLGLSGSEQNGSVENKNLQHLINGTERRKDSKRSPGDVLETFNFLENAEDSDEEEDEEGDLMDDISTDKHHRAKKHKSKVGNEGLASEDDADTEEALKEFDFLVTAEDGEGAGEARSSGDGTEWAEPLPFPPGGGKSFLLGGSDDVLESVLGLGDLADLTVTNDETDYSYDLPSNKESSFRKTWNPKYTLRSHFDGVRALAFHPVEPCLVTVSEDHTLKLWNLTKTVPAKKSASFDVEPVYTFRAHVGPVLSLAMTSSGEQCFSGGIDSTIQWWNIPSSNVDPYDTYDPSVLAGSWMGHTDAVWGLAYSGIKNRLLSCSADGTVKLWNPTEKNPCISTFNTNKEHGVPTSVDFNGCDPAHMVASFNSGDVVVYDLETSQNALVLKGQGEGTLPGCNHINKVVSHPTLPVTITAHEDRHIKFYDNKSGKVIHAMVAHLDAVTSLAVDPNGIYLMSGSHDCSLRLWNLDSKTCVQEITAHRKKSEEAIYDVAFHPSKAYIASAGADALARVYV, via the exons atggatgaGCACCccggcggaggaggaggggtcgGAGCGGGCGCCCCACGACAGCCTCCgccgccgcagcagcagcagcagcagcaggggagcAACAGCAGCGCTAATCCGTCActtggaggtggaggtggtggagtcATGGTGCCGCATCAACCGGACGAGCTGCCCCGGCCGCAGCAGCAGTACACCATCCCCGGCATCCTGCACTACATCCAGCACGAGTGGGCCCGGTTCGAGATGGAGAGGGCGCACTGGGAGGTGGAGCGGGCCGAGCTTCAG gCAAGGATAGCGTTCCTGCAGGGGGAGAGGAAAGGTCAGGAGAACCTGAAGAACGACCTGGTtagaagaataaaaatgttagaATATGCTTTAAAACAGGAAAG AGCAAAATATCACAAGTTAAAATATGGAACAGAGTTAAATCAGGGAGAGATGAAGATGCCAAGTTTTGAATCAG ACACCAAAGACTCTGAGGTCTCTGCCGTTCCTGCCAACAGTCAGCTCACCTGGAAACAAGGAAGACAACTACTCCGACA gtaccTGCAGGAAGTAGGATACACAGACACCATCCTGGACGTTCGTACTCAGAGGGTTCGCTCTTTGCTCGGCCTGTCGGGCTCAGAGCAGAACGGATCAGTGGAGAACAAGAACCTGCAGCACCTGATCAATGGGACAGAGCGTCGCAAGGACAGCAAGAG gAGTCCAGGCGACGTCCTCGAGACGTTCAACTTCCTGGAGAACGCAGAGGACAGCGAcgaagaagaggatgaggagggagacCTGATGGACGACATCAGCACCGACAAACATCACCGagccaagaaacacaagtccaag gtggGGAACGAGGGTTTGGCGTCGGAGGACGATGCTGACACAGAAGAGGCTCTGAAGGAGTTTGACTTTCTGGTGACGGCGGAGGACGGAGAGGGAGCAGGCGAGGCTCGGAGCTCTGGAGACGGGACAGAGTGGG CAGAGCCTCTACCATTTCCTCCTGGCGGTGGGAAGTCCTTTCTGTTGGGGGGATCGGACGACGTGTTGGAGAGCGTGCTGGGTTTGGGCGACCTCGCCGACCTCACCGTCACAAACGACGAAACAGACTACAGCTATGAC CTGCCGTCCAATAAGGAGTCTTCGTTCAGGAAGACGTGGAACCCGAAGTATACGCTGCGGAGCCACTTTGACGGCGTTCGAGCGCTGGCCTTCCACCCCGTCGAGCCATGTCTGGTCACCGTGTCTGAGGATCACACCCTCAAGCTGTGGAACCTCACCAAGACCGTCCCTGCCAAAAA aagtGCCTCTTTCGACGTGGAACCAGTCTACACTTTCAGAGCTCATGT tggCCCAGTGTTGTCATTGGCGATGACCTCCAGTGGTGAACAGTGTTTCAGTGGAGGAATCGACTCGACCATCCAGTGGTGGAACATCCCCAGCTCTAATGTGGACCCCTACGATACCTACG atccCAGCGTCCTGGCCGGGTCATGGATGGGGCATACAGATGCTGTGTGGGGATTGGCTTACAGCGGCATCAAGAACCGCCTCCTGTCCTGCTCGGCCGACGGAACGGTCAAACTGTGGAACCCAACGGAGAAGAACCCCTGCATCAGCACTTTCAACACAAACAAGG agcacGGCGTCCCCACGTCGGTGGACTTCAACGGTTGTGACCCCGCCCACATGGTGGCATCGTTTAACAGCGGAGACGTGGTGGTGTATGACCTGGAGACTTCCCAGAATGCACTGGTGCTGAAAGGGCAGGGAGAAGGCA ccCTGCCGGGGTGTAATCATATCAATAAGGTGGTCAGTCATCCCACGTTGCCGGTCACCATCACCGCTCATGAAGACCGACACATCAAATTCTACGATAACAAGTCAG gtAAAGTGATCCATGCCATGGTTGCTCACCTGGACGCAGTGACCAGTCTGGCTGTAGATCCAAACGGGATTTACCTGATGTCAGGAA gtCACGACTGCTCCCTGCGGCTGTGGAACCTCGACAGTAAAACATGCGTTCAGGAGATCACAGCTCACAGGAAGAAGAGCGAGGAGGCCATCTACGACGTGGCCTTCCACCCCTCCAAGGCCTACATCGCCTCTGCTGGTGCCGACGCCCTCGCCAGGGTCTACGTgtag
- the strn3 gene encoding striatin-3 isoform X1 has translation MDEHPGGGGGVGAGAPRQPPPPQQQQQQQGSNSSANPSLGGGGGGVMVPHQPDELPRPQQQYTIPGILHYIQHEWARFEMERAHWEVERAELQARIAFLQGERKGQENLKNDLVRRIKMLEYALKQERAKYHKLKYGTELNQGEMKMPSFESDTKDSEVSAVPANSQLTWKQGRQLLRQYLQEVGYTDTILDVRTQRVRSLLGLSGSEQNGSVENKNLQHLINGTERRKDSKRSPGDVLETFNFLENAEDSDEEEDEEGDLMDDISTDKHHRAKKHKSKVGNEGLASEDDADTEEALKEFDFLVTAEDGEGAGEARSSGDGTEWVAEPLPFPPGGGKSFLLGGSDDVLESVLGLGDLADLTVTNDETDYSYDLPSNKESSFRKTWNPKYTLRSHFDGVRALAFHPVEPCLVTVSEDHTLKLWNLTKTVPAKKSASFDVEPVYTFRAHVGPVLSLAMTSSGEQCFSGGIDSTIQWWNIPSSNVDPYDTYDPSVLAGSWMGHTDAVWGLAYSGIKNRLLSCSADGTVKLWNPTEKNPCISTFNTNKEHGVPTSVDFNGCDPAHMVASFNSGDVVVYDLETSQNALVLKGQGEGTLPGCNHINKVVSHPTLPVTITAHEDRHIKFYDNKSGKVIHAMVAHLDAVTSLAVDPNGIYLMSGSHDCSLRLWNLDSKTCVQEITAHRKKSEEAIYDVAFHPSKAYIASAGADALARVYV, from the exons atggatgaGCACCccggcggaggaggaggggtcgGAGCGGGCGCCCCACGACAGCCTCCgccgccgcagcagcagcagcagcagcaggggagcAACAGCAGCGCTAATCCGTCActtggaggtggaggtggtggagtcATGGTGCCGCATCAACCGGACGAGCTGCCCCGGCCGCAGCAGCAGTACACCATCCCCGGCATCCTGCACTACATCCAGCACGAGTGGGCCCGGTTCGAGATGGAGAGGGCGCACTGGGAGGTGGAGCGGGCCGAGCTTCAG gCAAGGATAGCGTTCCTGCAGGGGGAGAGGAAAGGTCAGGAGAACCTGAAGAACGACCTGGTtagaagaataaaaatgttagaATATGCTTTAAAACAGGAAAG AGCAAAATATCACAAGTTAAAATATGGAACAGAGTTAAATCAGGGAGAGATGAAGATGCCAAGTTTTGAATCAG ACACCAAAGACTCTGAGGTCTCTGCCGTTCCTGCCAACAGTCAGCTCACCTGGAAACAAGGAAGACAACTACTCCGACA gtaccTGCAGGAAGTAGGATACACAGACACCATCCTGGACGTTCGTACTCAGAGGGTTCGCTCTTTGCTCGGCCTGTCGGGCTCAGAGCAGAACGGATCAGTGGAGAACAAGAACCTGCAGCACCTGATCAATGGGACAGAGCGTCGCAAGGACAGCAAGAG gAGTCCAGGCGACGTCCTCGAGACGTTCAACTTCCTGGAGAACGCAGAGGACAGCGAcgaagaagaggatgaggagggagacCTGATGGACGACATCAGCACCGACAAACATCACCGagccaagaaacacaagtccaag gtggGGAACGAGGGTTTGGCGTCGGAGGACGATGCTGACACAGAAGAGGCTCTGAAGGAGTTTGACTTTCTGGTGACGGCGGAGGACGGAGAGGGAGCAGGCGAGGCTCGGAGCTCTGGAGACGGGACAGAGTGGG TAGCAGAGCCTCTACCATTTCCTCCTGGCGGTGGGAAGTCCTTTCTGTTGGGGGGATCGGACGACGTGTTGGAGAGCGTGCTGGGTTTGGGCGACCTCGCCGACCTCACCGTCACAAACGACGAAACAGACTACAGCTATGAC CTGCCGTCCAATAAGGAGTCTTCGTTCAGGAAGACGTGGAACCCGAAGTATACGCTGCGGAGCCACTTTGACGGCGTTCGAGCGCTGGCCTTCCACCCCGTCGAGCCATGTCTGGTCACCGTGTCTGAGGATCACACCCTCAAGCTGTGGAACCTCACCAAGACCGTCCCTGCCAAAAA aagtGCCTCTTTCGACGTGGAACCAGTCTACACTTTCAGAGCTCATGT tggCCCAGTGTTGTCATTGGCGATGACCTCCAGTGGTGAACAGTGTTTCAGTGGAGGAATCGACTCGACCATCCAGTGGTGGAACATCCCCAGCTCTAATGTGGACCCCTACGATACCTACG atccCAGCGTCCTGGCCGGGTCATGGATGGGGCATACAGATGCTGTGTGGGGATTGGCTTACAGCGGCATCAAGAACCGCCTCCTGTCCTGCTCGGCCGACGGAACGGTCAAACTGTGGAACCCAACGGAGAAGAACCCCTGCATCAGCACTTTCAACACAAACAAGG agcacGGCGTCCCCACGTCGGTGGACTTCAACGGTTGTGACCCCGCCCACATGGTGGCATCGTTTAACAGCGGAGACGTGGTGGTGTATGACCTGGAGACTTCCCAGAATGCACTGGTGCTGAAAGGGCAGGGAGAAGGCA ccCTGCCGGGGTGTAATCATATCAATAAGGTGGTCAGTCATCCCACGTTGCCGGTCACCATCACCGCTCATGAAGACCGACACATCAAATTCTACGATAACAAGTCAG gtAAAGTGATCCATGCCATGGTTGCTCACCTGGACGCAGTGACCAGTCTGGCTGTAGATCCAAACGGGATTTACCTGATGTCAGGAA gtCACGACTGCTCCCTGCGGCTGTGGAACCTCGACAGTAAAACATGCGTTCAGGAGATCACAGCTCACAGGAAGAAGAGCGAGGAGGCCATCTACGACGTGGCCTTCCACCCCTCCAAGGCCTACATCGCCTCTGCTGGTGCCGACGCCCTCGCCAGGGTCTACGTgtag
- the ap4s1 gene encoding AP-4 complex subunit sigma-1: MIKFVLMVNRQGQTRLSRYYQPVELSRRAVLEADVVRCCLSRKKDQCSFVEYKDFKLVYRQYAALYIVVGVTDSENELSVYELVHNFVEVLDKYFSRVSELDIMFNLDRVHIILDEMIQNGHIVETNKSRILAPLTALDKMADN, from the exons ATGATCAAGTTCGTGCTGATGGTGAACCGGCAGGGTCAGACCAGACTGTCCAGGTATTACCAACCCGTGGAACTGAGCAGGAGGGCGGTGCTGGAGGCCGACGTGGTCCGCTGCTGCTTGAGCCGCAAGAAGGAccag tGTTCCTTTGTGGAGTATAAAGACTTCAAGCTGGTCTACCGTCAGTACGCTGCTCTGTATATCGTGGTCGGAGTCACAGACAGCGAG AACGAGCTGTCTGTCTACGAGCTGGTTCATAACTTCGTGGAGGTTTTGGATAAATACTTCAGCCGCGTG AGTGAACTGGAC ATCATGTTCAACCTGGACCGAGTTCACATCATCCTGGACGAGATGATCCAGAACGGACACATCGTGGAGACAAACAAGAGTCGCATCCTCGCACCACTCACCGCCCTCGACAAGATGGCCGACAACTGA